From Thalassotalea euphylliae, the proteins below share one genomic window:
- a CDS encoding DMT family transporter has protein sequence MNNTMLYILTVLIWGSTWIAINYQLGEVAPEASVAYRFGLAATVLFIYCWLRKLPLAMNTKQHMWVALFGMALFGCNYFFLYQAQQHINSALTCIAFSTLLLFNIINARIWYKTPVNSQVVIGGTLGLIGIVILFWPQVKTLSFTDMTLYGLVLCLIGTASASTGNMISIRNQNNKMPVVQSNAWGMLYGTIFMSVLALAQGKSFTFEWSASYISSLLFLSIFGSVIAFGCYLSLMTRIGPHKTSYANILFPAVAVAISTVVEGFVWDQYTVFGFIAIMVGNFVVLSKPRALKRDKMVVNNDKASSEKPSTEKHSAEKPNNIDTDKVTAS, from the coding sequence TACATCCTAACTGTGCTGATTTGGGGCAGCACTTGGATAGCCATTAATTACCAATTGGGCGAAGTCGCGCCTGAAGCCTCGGTCGCCTATCGTTTTGGCCTGGCCGCGACTGTTTTGTTTATCTATTGTTGGCTGCGAAAGCTGCCACTGGCAATGAACACTAAGCAACATATGTGGGTAGCACTTTTCGGCATGGCGTTATTTGGCTGTAACTACTTTTTTCTCTATCAAGCACAGCAACATATTAACTCAGCGCTAACTTGTATTGCCTTTTCAACCTTGCTGCTGTTCAACATTATTAACGCCCGTATTTGGTATAAAACCCCTGTGAATTCTCAAGTGGTTATCGGCGGTACTTTGGGTTTAATCGGCATTGTGATTTTGTTTTGGCCACAAGTGAAGACCTTGAGTTTTACTGATATGACGTTATACGGCCTAGTGTTATGCCTAATTGGCACCGCATCGGCATCAACCGGCAATATGATTTCGATTCGCAACCAAAACAATAAAATGCCCGTTGTTCAGTCTAATGCATGGGGCATGCTGTATGGCACTATTTTTATGAGCGTTTTAGCTCTGGCACAGGGTAAGTCGTTTACCTTTGAGTGGTCTGCATCTTATATCAGCTCACTGTTATTTTTATCCATTTTTGGCTCAGTGATCGCCTTTGGTTGTTACTTGTCGTTGATGACGCGTATTGGCCCGCATAAAACTTCGTATGCCAATATCCTATTTCCTGCAGTTGCCGTGGCTATTTCAACCGTGGTTGAAGGCTTTGTCTGGGATCAATACACAGTATTTGGCTTTATCGCCATTATGGTGGGTAACTTTGTTGTGCTCTCAAAACCAAGGGCGTTAAAGCGCGACAAAATGGTGGTTAATAATGACAAGGCTAGCAGCGAAAAACCTAGTACTGAAAAACATAGCGCGGAAAAGCCCAACAACATCGACACAGACAAAGTAACCGCCAGCTAA